A genome region from Acidobacteriota bacterium includes the following:
- a CDS encoding NAD(P)/FAD-dependent oxidoreductase, whose amino-acid sequence MTPEPANAATSYDYDVIVIGGGPAGATTATLVAEAGHRVLLLERAERPAFKIGESLMPATYWTLERLGVLDEMKESAFPKKYSVQFFNRHGRGSSPFYFHETDDHDSSQTWQVLRSEFDGMLLDNARKKGAEVQFSSPVREVLFEGDRARGVRAEVAGGPARELSCRAVVDASGQRALLSRKLKIQELHPCLKNASYFTHYEGAHFDDGIDRGATLILHTENQDSWFWFIPLPGGKVSVGVVGHIDYLTKGRPRDPQKVFDEELALCSALAERLEGARQVRDVKVLKDFSYLSTQMAGDGWILAGDAFGFIDPIYSSGVFLALRSGEIAADALLEGLAEDDLSEASLRRNEDEFVAGMTAVKRLVYAFYDRGFSFAKFLERFPDCREAVVDLLVGNVYRRPVDHLITALDEFQSQEAAPIAATGR is encoded by the coding sequence GTGACCCCAGAACCAGCGAATGCTGCAACTTCATACGACTACGACGTCATCGTCATCGGCGGCGGCCCGGCCGGCGCCACTACCGCCACCCTGGTGGCCGAAGCCGGTCACCGGGTGCTGCTCCTCGAGCGCGCCGAGCGGCCGGCCTTCAAGATCGGCGAATCGCTGATGCCGGCGACCTACTGGACCCTCGAACGCCTCGGCGTGCTCGACGAGATGAAGGAGAGCGCCTTCCCGAAGAAGTACTCGGTGCAGTTCTTCAACCGCCACGGCCGCGGCTCGTCGCCCTTCTACTTCCACGAGACGGACGACCACGACTCCTCCCAGACCTGGCAGGTGCTGCGCAGCGAGTTCGACGGCATGCTGCTCGACAACGCCCGCAAGAAGGGCGCCGAGGTGCAGTTCTCCTCGCCGGTGCGGGAAGTGCTCTTCGAGGGCGACCGCGCCCGCGGCGTGCGCGCCGAAGTCGCCGGTGGTCCGGCCCGCGAGCTGAGTTGCCGGGCGGTGGTCGACGCCAGCGGCCAGCGTGCCCTGCTGTCGCGCAAGCTCAAAATCCAGGAGCTGCACCCCTGTCTGAAGAACGCCTCCTACTTCACCCACTACGAGGGCGCCCACTTCGACGACGGCATCGACCGCGGGGCCACCCTCATCCTGCACACCGAGAACCAGGACTCCTGGTTCTGGTTCATTCCGCTGCCCGGAGGCAAGGTCAGCGTCGGCGTCGTCGGTCACATCGACTATCTGACCAAGGGCCGCCCGCGGGATCCGCAGAAGGTGTTCGACGAAGAGCTCGCCCTCTGCTCGGCCCTCGCCGAGCGCCTGGAGGGAGCGCGCCAGGTCCGCGACGTCAAGGTGCTGAAAGACTTCTCGTACCTCTCGACTCAGATGGCCGGCGACGGCTGGATCCTGGCCGGGGACGCCTTTGGCTTCATCGACCCGATTTACTCCTCCGGTGTCTTCCTCGCCCTGAGGTCCGGCGAGATCGCCGCCGACGCCCTGCTCGAGGGCCTCGCCGAGGACGATCTCTCGGAAGCCAGCCTGCGCCGCAACGAGGACGAGTTCGTCGCCGGCATGACCGCCGTCAAGCGGCTGGTCTACGCCTTCTACGACCGCGGTTTCTCCTTCGCCAAGTTCCTCGAGCGCTTCCCGGATTGCCGCGAGGCCGTCGTCGACCTGCTGGTGGGCAACGTCTACCGCCGACCGGTGGATCACCTGATCACTGCCCTCGACGAGTTCCAGAGCCAGGAGGCCGCACCGATCGCCGCCACCGGACGATGA
- a CDS encoding iron-containing alcohol dehydrogenase codes for MLSSPEILTAAPAPWSAQVGAIEVHGGAGCLAELVPAIGQLGGSRVLLVTDPGVRRSGAVERVTDQLAASTLVEIFDRVDENPSDLQVEDGTAVAEDFGPDLLLAVGGGSAMDCAKGINFLLTNGGPMDRWQGHHQPREPMLPSIGIPTTAGTGSEAQSFALISRSSDHQKMACGAPGARFRKVFLEPDLVTTVPAGVAAATGMDALSHAVESYVTTRGNPISRLLAAEAWRLLASSIDAYLTKRERGAEALLGSHLAGAAIEQSMLGAAHATANPLTARWGVTHGVAVGLTLPPVVRFNAPVAAERYGELLAIAGLGEPGAADAAEGLARWLESFRRRARLPESLSALGHSGIDSATLAALAADAQGQWTGTFNPRALEAQDFVELYRSIL; via the coding sequence ATGCTGTCGTCTCCCGAGATCCTGACCGCCGCTCCAGCTCCCTGGAGCGCCCAGGTCGGCGCCATCGAAGTGCATGGCGGCGCCGGCTGCCTCGCCGAGCTGGTACCGGCGATCGGTCAGCTCGGAGGCTCGCGCGTCCTGCTGGTGACCGACCCCGGCGTGCGCCGCAGCGGCGCCGTCGAGCGGGTGACGGACCAGCTGGCGGCTTCGACCCTGGTGGAGATCTTCGATCGCGTCGACGAGAATCCCAGCGACCTGCAGGTCGAGGACGGCACCGCCGTCGCCGAGGACTTCGGCCCGGACCTGCTGCTCGCCGTCGGCGGCGGCAGCGCCATGGACTGCGCCAAGGGGATCAACTTCCTGCTCACCAACGGCGGTCCGATGGATCGCTGGCAAGGTCATCACCAACCGCGCGAGCCGATGCTGCCGTCGATCGGCATTCCGACCACCGCCGGCACCGGCAGCGAGGCGCAGTCCTTCGCTTTGATCTCGCGCTCGTCGGACCATCAGAAGATGGCCTGCGGCGCCCCCGGGGCACGCTTCCGCAAGGTCTTCCTGGAACCCGACCTGGTGACGACGGTGCCCGCTGGCGTCGCCGCCGCCACCGGCATGGACGCCCTCTCCCATGCCGTCGAAAGCTATGTCACGACGCGCGGCAACCCGATCTCGCGGTTGCTCGCCGCCGAGGCTTGGCGCCTCCTGGCGAGCTCCATCGATGCTTACCTGACGAAGCGCGAACGCGGTGCCGAGGCCCTCCTCGGCAGCCACCTCGCCGGCGCCGCCATCGAGCAGTCGATGCTCGGAGCGGCCCACGCCACCGCCAACCCACTGACCGCCCGCTGGGGCGTCACCCATGGCGTCGCCGTCGGCCTGACCCTGCCGCCCGTGGTGCGCTTCAACGCCCCGGTGGCGGCCGAGCGCTACGGCGAGCTGCTCGCCATCGCCGGCCTCGGCGAACCGGGCGCCGCCGATGCGGCCGAAGGGCTCGCCCGCTGGCTGGAATCTTTCCGCCGTCGCGCCCGGTTACCGGAGTCACTGTCGGCCCTCGGCCACTCGGGCATCGACTCGGCCACCCTCGCAGCCCTCGCCGCGGACGCCCAGGGTCAGTGGACCGGAACCTTCAACCCTCGCGCACTGGAGGCGCAGGACTTTGTCGAGCTCTATCGATCGATTCTCTGA
- a CDS encoding PQQ-binding-like beta-propeller repeat protein has translation MKATLALWLLATLCALPALAFDWPRFRGPEGTGVSSETGLLDAWPAEGAEMLWQRDLGRGFSGISVVEDGVFTLFANGDGEFLIRLDAASGGEKWRYRLDGLYRDNQGDGPRSTPTVDDGIVYAYGARSVLVAVDANSGKALWSQDLKKSLGARPPRWGTSAQPLVVDDLVLVDVGGRKGASIAAFKKLTGVVAWTTETDKAGYSTPLLLEVGGRQQVIFFTASQLVALDPGNGDLLWKHSWSTSWDVNAAAPIAVPPNGLFVSSGYDTGSAFYRLTAEGERRDAVEVWRQRRMKNKFSSSVLYEGHLYGFDNSILKCLDAATGEERWKTRGFEHGSLTLADGKLFILGEGGRLALAEASPESYRELSSFQLFNGKSWTVPTLAHGKLFLRDERQIVALDVAAGD, from the coding sequence ATGAAGGCAACCCTCGCCCTTTGGCTGCTCGCCACCCTCTGCGCCCTGCCGGCACTGGCTTTCGACTGGCCGCGCTTCCGCGGTCCCGAGGGCACCGGCGTTTCCAGCGAGACGGGGCTCCTCGACGCCTGGCCGGCGGAGGGAGCGGAGATGTTGTGGCAGCGCGATCTCGGACGCGGCTTCTCCGGCATCTCGGTGGTCGAGGACGGTGTCTTCACCCTCTTCGCCAACGGCGACGGCGAGTTCCTGATCCGTCTCGATGCCGCCAGCGGAGGGGAGAAGTGGCGTTATCGCCTCGACGGCCTCTACCGCGACAATCAAGGCGACGGACCGCGGTCGACACCCACCGTCGACGACGGCATCGTCTACGCCTATGGCGCCCGCAGCGTGCTGGTGGCGGTCGATGCCAACAGCGGCAAGGCGCTGTGGTCGCAGGACCTCAAGAAGTCCCTCGGCGCCCGACCGCCGCGCTGGGGCACCAGCGCCCAACCGCTGGTGGTCGATGACCTGGTGCTGGTCGACGTCGGCGGTCGCAAAGGTGCTTCCATCGCCGCCTTCAAGAAGCTCACCGGCGTCGTCGCCTGGACCACCGAAACGGACAAGGCCGGCTACTCGACCCCCTTGCTCCTCGAGGTCGGCGGTCGCCAACAGGTGATCTTCTTCACCGCCAGCCAGCTCGTCGCCCTCGACCCCGGCAACGGCGACCTGCTGTGGAAGCACTCCTGGTCGACGAGCTGGGACGTCAACGCCGCCGCCCCGATCGCGGTGCCGCCGAACGGCCTGTTCGTCTCATCCGGCTACGACACCGGCTCGGCCTTCTACCGCCTGACCGCCGAAGGCGAGCGCCGCGACGCCGTCGAGGTCTGGCGCCAGCGGCGGATGAAGAACAAGTTCTCGAGCTCGGTGCTCTACGAAGGCCACCTCTACGGCTTCGACAACTCGATCCTCAAGTGCCTCGACGCCGCCACCGGTGAAGAGCGCTGGAAGACCCGCGGCTTCGAGCACGGTTCGTTGACCCTCGCCGACGGCAAGCTCTTCATCCTCGGTGAAGGTGGTCGTTTGGCCCTTGCCGAAGCCTCGCCCGAGAGTTACCGCGAGCTTTCCTCCTTCCAGCTCTTCAACGGCAAGAGCTGGACCGTACCCACCCTCGCCCATGGCAAGCTCTTCCTGCGGGACGAGCGCCAGATCGTCGCCCTCGATGTGGCGGCCGGAGACTGA
- a CDS encoding coproporphyrinogen-III oxidase family protein, translating to MSQPDPATSGQTTAETQVGSVFVSNYPPFSAWNDRQLSAVEEAFQTPAASDEPFGLYLHIPFCRKRCKFCYFRVYTDKNSGEISRYTDALAREVELYATQPAIAGRPLRFVYFGGGTPSFISVRHLSALVDRVREAFSWDAVEEVTFECEPGTLTRSKLATIRELGVTRLSLGIENFNDEILRENGRAHLTREIDRVLPWITDLDFDQLNIDLIAGMVGETWETWRETIERTIELAPDSVTIYQMELPYNARFSKQLLEGGGELPPFADWQTKREWNNYAMESLQAAGYDVSSAYTMIKPGKAGARFLYRDALWHGSDLLGAGIASFSHFRGVHFQNNAGWGDYLEAIEEGRFPWSRAFATGADDRLIRELILQLKLGAVRQEPFLEKFGVDILERWQPVWHDLEVRGMAHIENSAGVTLTRRGLLQVDSLLPGFYDPRYQGARYT from the coding sequence ATGAGCCAACCGGATCCGGCCACCTCCGGCCAAACCACCGCCGAGACTCAGGTCGGTAGCGTCTTCGTCTCCAACTATCCGCCGTTTTCGGCCTGGAACGACCGCCAGCTCAGCGCCGTGGAGGAAGCCTTCCAGACTCCCGCCGCGAGCGACGAGCCGTTCGGCCTCTATCTGCACATCCCGTTCTGCCGCAAGCGCTGCAAGTTCTGCTACTTCCGCGTCTACACCGACAAGAACAGCGGCGAGATCAGTCGCTACACGGACGCCCTCGCCCGCGAGGTCGAGCTCTACGCCACCCAGCCGGCCATCGCCGGGCGACCGCTGCGCTTCGTCTATTTCGGTGGCGGCACGCCGTCCTTCATCAGCGTGCGCCACCTCAGTGCGCTGGTCGACCGGGTGCGAGAAGCCTTCTCCTGGGACGCCGTCGAGGAGGTCACCTTCGAGTGCGAGCCGGGCACCCTGACGCGCTCCAAGCTCGCCACCATCCGCGAGCTCGGTGTCACCCGCCTGTCCCTCGGCATCGAGAACTTCAACGACGAGATCCTGCGCGAGAACGGTCGCGCCCACCTCACCCGCGAGATCGATCGCGTGCTGCCGTGGATCACCGACCTCGATTTCGACCAGCTCAACATCGACCTCATCGCCGGCATGGTCGGCGAGACCTGGGAGACCTGGCGCGAGACCATCGAGCGCACCATCGAGCTGGCCCCGGACAGCGTCACCATCTACCAGATGGAGCTGCCCTACAACGCCCGCTTCTCGAAGCAGCTCCTCGAAGGCGGCGGCGAGCTGCCGCCCTTTGCCGACTGGCAGACCAAGCGCGAGTGGAACAACTACGCCATGGAGAGCCTGCAGGCCGCCGGCTACGACGTTTCGAGCGCCTACACCATGATCAAGCCCGGCAAGGCCGGAGCGCGCTTCCTGTACCGCGATGCCCTCTGGCACGGCAGCGACCTGCTCGGCGCCGGCATCGCCTCCTTCTCCCATTTCCGGGGCGTGCACTTCCAGAACAACGCCGGCTGGGGTGATTACCTGGAGGCCATCGAAGAGGGCCGCTTTCCGTGGTCACGAGCCTTCGCCACCGGCGCCGATGACCGTTTGATTCGCGAGCTCATCTTGCAGCTCAAGCTCGGCGCCGTGCGTCAAGAGCCCTTCCTCGAGAAGTTCGGGGTCGACATCCTCGAGCGCTGGCAACCGGTCTGGCACGATCTCGAAGTGCGCGGCATGGCCCACATCGAGAATTCCGCCGGCGTCACCCTCACCCGGCGCGGCCTGCTGCAGGTCGACAGCCTGTTGCCGGGCTTCTACGACCCCCGCTACCAGGGCGCCCGCTACACCTGA
- a CDS encoding TonB-dependent siderophore receptor, with protein MIFHPKSWHRLPRLVVLGLCALLPGAALFAEEESASESPNEPYLVEGGEVRVEGKLPYVPTSNTVAAKLPLSLDRTPASVTVVPTALFGEQGGAVLGDALENASGLNVQTGSGVFDFFVVRGLDSVSSGLILTDGAPEPETTFYQLYNVERAEVYRGPTAFLYGGSPLGGTVNLVRKQPLPASFARVGIGAGSFGTFEGNIDANRASADGEWSFRLNGLWRETDGFRDDKAMETRSFNPALTWRPREDVSVNFNLERLEIDGESDAGLPLIFDGRGGASLAPVPFERSYQSPIDLSEQVIDRGQVDIEKRFGSRFLLRDKAYYRNLDWDSRGTVFNGVLADVTGDLAISRTMLILDDEQTLIGNQLEGIAELTTGGVEHSLLVGLELSQLEDQFFFDARLLPNISVFAPVETSPTSADQLFPLPGQARNVDARSRVVAPYIVDQMRFGERFELLLGVRFDRIDFEDNASGAEREDDEVSPMIGAVFAATPKVVLYANGGEAFAPPSTFATDPNRVPEESRQVEAGVRFSGAWAGSLAIFRLDRENIAIPVGFGVERQVGDQQSEGLEVEVGGEIAPGTRLHLAYAYTESELTRFSELLFLGPAFPPLLLDHSGNRAPFAPEHLAKVWLSHRWDNGFGIAGGGRYTGEQFIDEDNVFTVGDSFRLDLSASWERGPWRLRLNLDNVTDEEILTRGFSNTSVIPAPGFAASTAIDYRF; from the coding sequence GTGATCTTTCATCCCAAGAGCTGGCATCGCCTGCCCCGTCTTGTCGTCCTCGGGCTCTGCGCCCTTTTGCCCGGGGCTGCTCTTTTCGCCGAAGAAGAGTCCGCCTCCGAGAGCCCGAACGAGCCCTACTTGGTCGAGGGTGGCGAGGTGAGGGTGGAGGGCAAGCTGCCCTATGTGCCGACCTCGAACACCGTCGCCGCCAAGCTTCCGCTCTCCCTCGATCGCACGCCGGCGAGCGTCACCGTCGTTCCCACCGCCCTCTTCGGAGAACAGGGCGGCGCGGTGCTGGGCGACGCCCTCGAGAATGCCAGCGGGCTCAACGTCCAGACCGGTAGCGGCGTCTTCGACTTCTTCGTGGTGCGCGGCCTCGATTCGGTGTCGAGCGGCCTCATCCTGACCGATGGAGCTCCCGAGCCGGAGACCACCTTCTACCAGCTCTACAACGTCGAGCGCGCCGAGGTCTACCGCGGCCCGACCGCCTTCCTCTACGGCGGCAGCCCGCTGGGAGGAACCGTCAATCTGGTGCGCAAGCAACCGCTGCCGGCATCCTTCGCTCGGGTCGGTATCGGCGCCGGCTCCTTCGGCACCTTCGAAGGCAACATCGACGCCAACCGCGCCAGCGCCGACGGCGAGTGGAGCTTCCGCCTCAATGGCCTGTGGCGCGAGACCGACGGCTTCCGCGACGACAAGGCGATGGAGACGCGCTCCTTCAACCCCGCCCTCACCTGGCGGCCGCGGGAAGACGTGTCCGTCAACTTCAACCTCGAACGCCTCGAGATCGACGGCGAGAGCGACGCCGGTCTGCCCCTGATCTTCGACGGCCGGGGCGGCGCCAGCCTCGCCCCGGTGCCCTTCGAGCGCTCCTATCAGTCGCCGATCGACCTCTCGGAGCAGGTCATCGACCGCGGCCAGGTCGACATCGAAAAGCGCTTCGGCAGCCGCTTCCTGCTGCGCGACAAGGCCTACTACCGCAATCTCGACTGGGACTCCCGGGGCACCGTCTTCAACGGCGTCCTGGCGGACGTCACCGGCGATCTCGCGATCAGCCGCACGATGTTGATTCTCGACGACGAGCAGACCTTGATCGGCAACCAGCTCGAGGGCATCGCCGAGCTCACCACCGGTGGCGTCGAGCACTCGCTGCTGGTCGGCCTCGAGCTGTCGCAGCTCGAAGACCAGTTCTTCTTCGACGCCCGGCTGCTGCCCAACATCTCGGTGTTCGCTCCGGTCGAAACCTCGCCGACCTCGGCGGATCAGCTCTTCCCGCTCCCCGGCCAGGCGCGCAACGTCGACGCCCGCAGCCGGGTGGTGGCACCCTACATCGTCGACCAGATGCGTTTCGGTGAGCGCTTCGAGCTGCTCCTCGGAGTGCGCTTCGATCGCATCGACTTCGAGGACAACGCCAGCGGCGCCGAGCGCGAGGACGACGAGGTCAGCCCGATGATCGGCGCCGTTTTCGCGGCAACGCCGAAGGTCGTTCTCTACGCCAACGGCGGCGAGGCCTTCGCGCCGCCCTCGACCTTCGCCACCGACCCCAACCGGGTGCCCGAAGAGAGCCGGCAGGTGGAAGCCGGAGTGCGCTTCTCCGGCGCCTGGGCCGGCAGCCTGGCGATCTTCCGACTGGACCGCGAGAACATCGCCATTCCGGTGGGCTTCGGCGTCGAGCGCCAGGTCGGCGACCAGCAGTCCGAGGGCCTCGAGGTCGAGGTCGGCGGCGAGATCGCCCCCGGCACGCGGCTCCATCTCGCCTACGCCTACACCGAGAGCGAGCTCACCCGCTTCAGCGAGCTGCTGTTCCTCGGACCGGCCTTCCCGCCGCTGCTCCTCGATCACTCCGGCAACCGCGCGCCCTTCGCCCCGGAGCATCTCGCCAAGGTCTGGCTCAGCCACCGCTGGGACAACGGCTTCGGCATCGCCGGCGGCGGTCGCTACACCGGCGAGCAGTTCATCGACGAGGACAACGTCTTCACCGTCGGCGATTCCTTTCGCCTCGACCTCTCAGCCTCCTGGGAGCGCGGCCCCTGGCGCCTGCGCTTGAACCTCGACAACGTCACCGACGAAGAAATTCTCACCCGCGGGTTCAGCAACACCTCGGTGATTCCCGCCCCCGGCTTCGCCGCCTCCACGGCTATCGACTACCGCTTTTAG
- a CDS encoding aldehyde dehydrogenase family protein, protein MLHLPILRGRRGPYRSLTVERLDHVTSGEPLAEVSQANPGLIALDYESAPQRRRALEAIPAAELIARCRRAAELFMNGELVIGADGETQSADDYVRCLSGSTGMPEALCRDNMSKLEFVFERMEQVLAGLSRGLDPSALDQGWTEEDGRTVSFLAQADTLGVILPSNSPGVHSLWLPSVALKTPLTLKPGSREPWTPLRAAAALLAAGCPPEAVAFYPTNHSGAAEILLRSGRSMLFGDRSTVRNWADDERVQLHGPGWSKVLLGADQMPHWQDHLDTLAESVAANGGRSCVNASGVRLAASGQHGRDLAEALADRLAAIEARPLDHPAAALCGFGDRRVAEALNDLIDRQLATGGAEDLTARARGGDRLVEVDGLAYLLPTVIWCDDPNHPLAQTELLFPFVSVVEVPPEDLVRGLDDSLVVTALTQDPEVHRELMGNRHIERLNLGAIPTCRVSWDQPHEGNLFEHLYRQRSFQAAG, encoded by the coding sequence ATGCTTCACCTGCCCATCCTGCGCGGCCGGCGCGGGCCCTACCGCAGCCTCACCGTCGAGCGCCTCGATCACGTCACCAGCGGTGAGCCGCTGGCCGAGGTCAGTCAGGCCAATCCCGGCCTGATCGCCCTCGACTACGAGTCCGCACCGCAACGGCGACGAGCCCTCGAGGCGATTCCGGCGGCGGAGCTGATCGCCCGCTGCCGCCGCGCCGCCGAGCTCTTCATGAACGGCGAACTGGTGATCGGCGCCGACGGGGAGACCCAGTCGGCGGACGACTACGTGCGCTGCCTCTCCGGCTCGACGGGCATGCCGGAAGCCCTTTGCCGCGACAACATGAGCAAGCTCGAGTTCGTTTTCGAGCGCATGGAGCAGGTGCTCGCCGGCCTTTCCCGAGGCCTCGATCCGAGCGCCCTCGACCAGGGCTGGACGGAGGAAGACGGACGCACCGTCAGCTTCCTGGCCCAGGCCGACACGCTCGGCGTGATTCTGCCCAGCAACTCTCCCGGGGTGCACTCCCTGTGGCTGCCCTCGGTGGCCCTCAAGACGCCGCTGACCCTCAAGCCCGGTTCGCGCGAGCCGTGGACCCCGCTACGGGCCGCCGCCGCCTTGCTCGCCGCCGGCTGCCCGCCGGAGGCGGTCGCCTTCTACCCGACGAACCATTCCGGCGCCGCCGAGATCTTGCTGCGCAGTGGCCGCTCGATGCTCTTCGGAGACCGCTCGACGGTGCGCAACTGGGCCGACGACGAGCGCGTCCAGCTCCACGGCCCCGGCTGGAGCAAGGTGCTCCTCGGCGCCGACCAGATGCCCCACTGGCAGGACCACCTCGACACCCTGGCGGAGTCGGTGGCGGCCAACGGTGGGCGCTCCTGCGTCAACGCCTCGGGGGTGCGGCTGGCGGCTTCGGGCCAGCACGGCCGCGACCTCGCCGAGGCCCTCGCCGACCGCCTTGCGGCCATCGAGGCGCGCCCCCTCGATCACCCAGCGGCCGCCCTCTGCGGCTTCGGCGACCGCCGCGTCGCCGAGGCCCTCAACGACCTCATCGACCGTCAGCTCGCCACTGGCGGAGCCGAAGACCTCACCGCCCGCGCCCGCGGCGGCGATCGCCTGGTGGAGGTCGATGGCCTGGCCTACCTGTTGCCGACGGTCATCTGGTGCGACGACCCGAATCATCCGCTGGCGCAGACGGAGCTCCTCTTCCCCTTCGTCAGCGTCGTCGAAGTGCCGCCCGAGGACTTGGTGCGCGGTCTCGACGACAGCCTGGTGGTCACCGCCCTGACGCAGGATCCGGAGGTCCACCGAGAGCTGATGGGCAATCGCCACATCGAGCGCCTGAATCTCGGCGCCATTCCGACCTGCCGGGTCTCCTGGGACCAGCCCCACGAGGGCAACCTCTTCGAGCACCTCTACCGCCAGCGTTCCTTCCAGGCCGCCGGCTGA
- a CDS encoding PQQ-binding-like beta-propeller repeat protein — protein MSSSIDRFSEARRRPVAFLALGLGLLVSLLAGLPLAADWSSFRGDSGLSGRASGKLAEAPQPIWTFEVEDGFFATAAIVGDTVYAPGLDGKLYALAATDGEVRWSYEARSEIKSSPLVDGEVVYFGDESGALHAVATADGKARWVFEAGAAITSSPNLAPGCLLFGSYDNYLYCIDPAQGELRWKVETESYVHGTPAISGEATLVAGCDGNLRQVRWKDGQQTAATSLGGYAAASPAIANGIAYVGTFENQVLAIDLAAGKTLWTYENPERQFPYYASAALADDRLIIAGRDKAVRALRLADGSEIWKRSFRARFDASPVLLGDRVFVAGQDGKIQALDLTSGETRWEFDTGSAFDASPAIAGGYLVIGSADGVLYTFGPASTESPAR, from the coding sequence TTGTCGAGCTCTATCGATCGATTCTCTGAGGCCCGCCGAAGGCCGGTCGCATTCCTGGCCCTCGGCCTCGGGCTGCTGGTCAGCCTCCTGGCCGGCTTACCCCTGGCCGCCGACTGGTCCTCGTTCCGCGGCGACAGCGGTCTGAGCGGCCGAGCCTCGGGCAAGCTGGCGGAAGCGCCCCAGCCGATCTGGACCTTCGAGGTCGAAGACGGCTTCTTCGCCACCGCCGCCATCGTCGGCGACACGGTCTATGCCCCCGGCCTCGACGGCAAGCTCTACGCCCTCGCCGCCACCGATGGTGAGGTGCGCTGGAGCTACGAGGCGCGCAGCGAGATCAAGTCGTCGCCGCTGGTCGATGGCGAAGTGGTCTATTTCGGTGACGAGTCCGGCGCCCTCCACGCCGTCGCCACCGCCGACGGCAAGGCGCGCTGGGTCTTCGAAGCCGGCGCCGCCATCACCTCGTCGCCGAATCTCGCGCCGGGCTGCCTACTCTTCGGGTCCTACGACAACTACCTCTACTGCATCGACCCGGCGCAGGGCGAGCTGCGCTGGAAGGTGGAAACGGAGAGCTATGTCCACGGCACCCCGGCGATCTCCGGCGAGGCCACCCTGGTGGCCGGCTGCGATGGCAACCTGCGCCAGGTGCGCTGGAAGGACGGCCAGCAGACCGCCGCCACCTCCCTCGGCGGCTATGCCGCCGCCAGCCCGGCGATCGCCAACGGCATCGCCTACGTCGGGACCTTCGAGAACCAGGTGCTGGCGATCGACCTCGCCGCCGGCAAGACCCTGTGGACCTACGAGAACCCGGAGCGCCAATTTCCGTACTACGCCTCGGCGGCTCTGGCCGACGATCGCCTGATCATCGCCGGCCGCGACAAGGCGGTGCGCGCCCTGCGCCTGGCAGACGGCTCGGAGATCTGGAAGCGCTCCTTCCGCGCCCGCTTCGACGCCTCGCCGGTGTTGCTCGGCGATCGCGTCTTCGTCGCCGGCCAGGACGGCAAGATCCAGGCCCTCGATCTCACCAGCGGTGAGACCCGCTGGGAGTTCGACACCGGATCCGCCTTCGATGCCTCACCGGCCATCGCCGGCGGCTATCTGGTCATCGGCAGCGCCGATGGCGTGCTCTACACCTTCGGACCGGCTTCCACGGAGTCCCCCGCACGATGA